The Salvia splendens isolate huo1 chromosome 21, SspV2, whole genome shotgun sequence genome includes a window with the following:
- the LOC121785331 gene encoding uncharacterized protein LOC121785331 — protein sequence MPKRGRPSNSQQTQQDGTKLVRRNIEDAVDDLLPVGIARKFRERITEASTSSAQNKCEDKKNKGRREDYLYCRRTPTEFLSCLKNFTPPQKESVAELGFQSILCFDAREIPGQLAYWVLSAFNLARCQIGLSGG from the exons ATGCCGAAAAGAGGACGGCCAAGCAATTCGCAGCAAACCCAGCAAGATG GGACAAAGCTGGTGAGGCGCAACATAGAAGATGCAGTGGATGATCTTCTGCCGGTTGGAATAGCCAGGAAATTCCGCGAACGAATTACGGAAGCTTCAACCAGCTCTGCCCAAAATAAATGCGAAGACAAGAAGAACAAAGGCCGGAGGGAGGACTACTTGTACTGTCGTCGAACACCTACAGAGTTCTTGTCCTGCCTGAAGAATTTTACTCCGCCGCAAAAGGAATCTGTTGCCGAACTAGGATTTCAATCTATCCTGTGCTTCGATGCCAGGGAGATTCCTGGCCAACTGGCCTATTGGGTGTTAAGCGCCTTCAATCTAGCGCGATGCCAGATTGGATTGTCAGGAGGTTGA
- the LOC121784058 gene encoding uncharacterized protein LOC121784058, producing the protein MEHQSNFTFNDLVAARCGKGRFKMTPKDIPHLMMQEVNGGDFFKKLFMFLLENALIETPADGHCKPKILNFVDDVDDIKNLNWCGYVLSVLEATFPTWANRQSVNFSGPIYFLVGAYVDRVIYCRRRVIRSWPTINGWTTEALKQRAEVEHGQYDLIFFPIWGAALKYVICFDLPDGKMNIIEHSLAEPHASFEAKYGKTPSLLKKFFADALTRCKVPKMASQVRQCRTNLVAMPWRNNNVIDEGGIYVMRHMETYFGEREKDWECGLSASGTKSVEMFRIKYARTLLTCMYNTRGGENQKKATRLWKEKPKKFSFENWVALYGLD; encoded by the exons ATGGAACATCAAAGCAACTTCACCTTCAACGACTTGGTTGCTGCCCGGTGTGGGAAGGGGCGTTTTAAAATGACCCCGAAAGACATTCCCCATCTGATGATGCAGGAGGTTAATGGAGGCGACTTCTTCAAGAAGCTCTTCATGTTCTTGTTGGAAAATGCGTTGATAGAGACCCCGGCTGACGGCCATTGCAAACCGAAGATTCTTAATTTCGTAGACGATGTGGACGATATAAAGAACCTAAACTGGTGTGGTTACGTCCTGTCTGTGCTTGAGGCGACTTTCCCTACCTGGGCAAACCGTCAGAGTGTGAACTTTAGCGGTCCAATCTATTTTTTGGTG GGGGCATATGTCGATCGTGTCATTTATTGCCGGAGAAGGGTGATCCGTTCTTGGCCAACGATCAATGGTTGGACAACAGAGGCTTTGAAGCAACGGGCTGAAGTGGAACATGGCCAATACGATCTG ATTTTTTTCCCGATATGGGGTGCTGCGTTGAAATATGTCATATGTTTTGATTTGCCAGACGGGAAAATGAATATCATTGAACACAGTTTGGCAGAACCGCACGCTTCCTTTGAAGCCAAGTACGGCAAGACACCATCTCTTTTG AAAAAGTTCTTTGCTGATGCACTAACGAGGTGCAAAGTCCCTAAGATGGCATCCCAGGTCCGACAGTGCAGAACAAACTTGGTAGCCATGCCTTGGAGGAACAATAACGTCATTGATGAGGGAGGGATCTATGTGATGCGGCACATGGAAACCTACTTTGGAGAAAGGGAAAAGGACTGGGAATGTGGCCTCAGTGCGAGTGGAACTAAAAGCGTGGAGATGTTCCGCATCAAGTATGCAAGAACCCTCCTGACCTGTATGTACAACACAAGAGGTGGTGAAAACCAAAAGAAGGCGACGCGTCTTTGGAAAGAGAAGCCAAAAAAATTCAGCTTTGAGAATTGGGTGGCCCTATACGGTCTTGATTGA
- the LOC121785406 gene encoding nucleoside diphosphate kinase 2, chloroplastic-like, with amino-acid sequence MDSAVAVFGGATLTPSISSSIATNVRFSQLSLRRPSRRTSHLSAFRSTSHLFTHSSSLNCSAKPYIFLPHLVASLEVEETYIMIKPDGVQRGLVGEIISRFEKKGFKLTGLKLFECPKKLAEEHYKDLKERSFFPKLISYITSGPVVCMAWEGVGVVESARKLIGATNPLNAMPGTIRGDLAVQTGRNVVHGSDSPENGIRELALWFKEGELCKWTPTIDPWLNEIND; translated from the exons ATGGATTCTGCTGTAGCTGTGTTTGGTGGAGCAACGCTCACTCCCTCCATTTCTTCCTCAATCGCCACCAATGTTCGCTTCTCCCAACTATCTCTCCGCCGCCCTAGCCGCCGCACTTCCCACCTCTCCGCCTTCCGGTCCACCTCTCATCTCTTCACACACTCCTCTTCTCTCAACTGCTCCGCAAAACCCTACATCTTCCTCCCCCACTTAGTTGCTTCTCTG GAAGTGGAAGAGACTTATATTATGATTAAGCCAGATGGCGTTCAACGTGGTCTT GTTGGAGAGATAATTTCCAGATTTGAGAAGAAGGGGTTTAAATTGACTGGATTGAAACTATTTGAGTGCCCCAAAAAGCTTGCAGAG GAACATTATAAGGATCTGAAGGAGAGATCCTTTTTCCCTAAACTTATCAGCTACATTACATCTGGTCCTGTTGTGTGTATG GCATGGGAGGGTGTGGGTGTCGTTGAGTCTGCGCGTAAGTTAATTGGAGCAACAAATCCTCTAAATGCTATGCCAGGCACCATTAGAGGGGATCTTGCTGTTCAAACTGGAAG GAATGTGGTCCATGGAAGTGATAGTCCTGAGAATGGCATACGTGAACTAG CTTTGTGGTTCAAAGAAGGAGAACTATGCAAATGGACACCAACAATAGACCCTTGGTTGAATGAAATCAATGACTAG
- the LOC121783675 gene encoding uncharacterized protein slr0889-like — MLPLDFNEFREKLSTQFRPWQRSFQFWVRAVDIYTGYKVFQVRVNFERDAAKREVIWENQHQLAADKIYNMCADLGGFFLKVAQIIGKPDLAPAAWVKRLVTLCDQAPPTPYNVVKVVLEKELGRSIDELFDRFDIEPLGSASIAQVHRARLKGDKTDVVVKVQHPGVQDLMMTDIRNLQVFALYMQKTDIKFDLYSVTKEMETQIGYEFNFLRESDAMEKIRHFLYENNKKSPVSVPRLIGNMNTRRVLVMEYIDGVPILRLGDEIAKRGINPEGKVAAAAKQNILKSLTLAYGQMILKSGFFHADPHPGNILICRGSQVALLDYGQVKDLPNQLRLGYASLVLALADHDPIRASESYRELGIDTVSNCEDEQTELFRLAQTMFDTKLPPGVTMLQPFAEESSIKKVGVEAFPEELFSVLRTVHLLRGLSVGLGINYSCTEQWRPIAEEALYRAGRLTEKDLKTTSIRKRGFFRGLFGR, encoded by the exons ATGCTTCCTCTTGATTTTAACGAATTTCGCGAAAAGCTTTCCACTCAGTTCAGACCGTGGCAGCGCTCATTCCAATTCTGGGTTCGAGCTGTTGATATCTACACTGGTTACAAG GTGTTTCAAGTGCGAGTAAATTTTGAGAGAGATGCGGCGAAGAGGGAGGTAATATGGGAGAATCAGCACCAGCTTGCTGCTGATAAGATATACAATATGTGTGCTGATCTCGGCGGTTTTTTTCTTAAG GTGGCTCAAATTATTGGGAAGCCAGACTTGGCTCCTGCGGCCTGGGTGAAAAGGCTAGTCACACTGTGTGATCAGGCCCCACCTACTCCGTACAATGTGGTCAAGGTTGTGTTGGAGAAGGAATTGGGTCGAAGTATTGATGAACTGTTTGATAGATTTGATATCGAACCTCTTGGTTCTGCATCAATTGCACAG GTCCACAGAGCAAGACTAAAAGGTGATAAAACTGATGTCGTTGTGAAG GTTCAGCATCCTGGTGTGCAGGATCTGATGATGACTGATATTCGCAATCTGCAAGTTTTCGCCTTATACATGCAAAAGACAGATATAAAATTTGATCTGTACTCTGTAACTAAAGAAATGGAAACACAG ATTGGATATGAGTTCAATTTTCTGAGGGAATCAGATGCGATGGAGAAAATTCGCCATTTCCTATATGAAAATAACAAAAAGTCCCCAGTTTCAGTGCCTCGATTGATTGGGAATATGAACACAAG GAGGGTTCTGGTAATGGAATATATTGATGGAGTCCCGATTCTGAGGCTTGGAGACGAGATAGCAAAAAGAGGCATAAATCCTGAGGGTAAGGTAGCGGCAGCAGCAAAGCA GAACATCCTAAAAAGTTTGACTCTGGCTTATGGGCAAATGATATTGAAGAGTGGGTTCTTTCACGCGGATCCTCATCCTGggaatattttaatttgtagaGGTTCTCAG GTGGCGTTGCTTGATTATGGGCAAGTGAAGGATCTTCCTAATCAATTAAGATTAGGGTATGCTAGTCTGGTGCTTGCTCTTGCAGATCACGATCCAATCAGGGCATCAGAAAGCTACAG GGAGCTCGGTATAGACACCGTAAGCAACTGTGAGGATGAGCAGACGGAGTTGTTTAGATTGGCTCAAACTATGTTTGATACAAAGCTACCACCTGGTGTAACTATGTTGCAACCATTTGCAGAAGAATCTTCGATTAAAAAAGTTGGCGTTGAG GCTTTCCCAGAAGAACTGTTCTCTGTTCTTCGCACGGTGCATTTGTTGAGGGGGCTTAGCGTTGGGCTTGGAATCAACTACTCGTGCACTGAGCAGTGGAGACCCATCGCAGAAGAAGCTCTGTATCGTGCTGGGCGACTAACAG AGAAGGACCTCAAAACAACTTCGATTCGGAAACGTGGTTTTTTCAGAGGATTGTTTGGGAGATAG